In Gottschalkia purinilytica, the sequence ACTTTAGAGAATATTATAAGGTCATCTATTAGTGCATTAAATGGATCTTCATTTTGGATAGTTATAAGCTATGCATTAGCTGGAATTCTACATAATGTATTAAATCCGGAAAAATTTCAAAAGATGCTAGGGAATAAAAAGTTCTCCTCAATATTAAAAAGTACTATATCTGGAATGTTACTACCAATATGTAGCTGTGGAGTATTTCCTTTAGGTGTTAGTATGTATTATTCAGGAGCATATTTAGGTCCAACACTATCATTTATGACAGCAACTCCTATTATAAATCCAGCTGCAATAATATTATCTCTTGGACTTTTAGGTAAAGAAATTACAATTATATATCTTATTGCTGGCTTCACAGTACCAATAATAACAGGATTGTTGGCTAATAAATTTGCAGGAGATGAGATTTGCTACATAGATGGTGCAGATGAATTTGACGATGATTTTGACATATTAGATGATGAAGAAAAAGACAGTAGAAGTTTAAGAGAAAAGCTCGTTGAAGGGCTAAAATGGGGATTTTTAGATTTAGGAAAATCTATAAGTAAATATATAATACCTGGAATGTTACTTGCTGGATTTATTCTTACAATAGTTCCACAACACTTTATACAAGAATATCTAGGTAATCCAAGCTTGATATCATTAGGTGGTATAGCAATAATAGCAGCATTAATGTATGTTTGTGCAGTAGGTCACATTCCATTCATAGCAGCTATAGTTGCAAGTGGAGCATCACCAGGTGTTGCTATAACTTTTTTAATGGCAGGGGCTGCTACAAATCTTCCAGAGTTGATAAGTATGTATAAGATGATTGGAAAACGTACTACTACAATTTATCTATCTACTACGCTTATATTTTCTTTTATGTTTGGATATTTAGCGA encodes:
- the saoE gene encoding efflux transporter SaoE, producing MSIISTLENIIRSSISALNGSSFWIVISYALAGILHNVLNPEKFQKMLGNKKFSSILKSTISGMLLPICSCGVFPLGVSMYYSGAYLGPTLSFMTATPIINPAAIILSLGLLGKEITIIYLIAGFTVPIITGLLANKFAGDEICYIDGADEFDDDFDILDDEEKDSRSLREKLVEGLKWGFLDLGKSISKYIIPGMLLAGFILTIVPQHFIQEYLGNPSLISLGGIAIIAALMYVCAVGHIPFIAAIVASGASPGVAITFLMAGAATNLPELISMYKMIGKRTTTIYLSTTLIFSFMFGYLANRTLLENFIPVVNFDSSKKTIKIAKSLIINAPDSVRYLCSLIVFFLFVYAIWPKLKKLVISESV